The DNA window GATCATTCCCCCCAGGTCCGGGCCGAACGCCGCGCTGTACCCGACGAGCATCCACTCGACGCTGATGAGGGCGATGACGATGAACGATTGCATGATCGTGCCGAGGATGTTCTTCCGCCGAACCATTCCGCCGTAGAACATGGCCAGCGCGGGGGTCATGATCATGACCAGCGCCGCAGAGACGAGAAGCCACGCCGTGTCGCCGTTGTTCACACCGATATCCTCCTTGGTGAAGGTGATGGGGCCGGATAGGTGCGAGCAACGTATATGCCATGAGCGAGCAGGCCGAATCGAAAGGAGGTTTCCGCGGGCACCGGCGGGGAGGGAGGACAATTACGTACACTAATAAACAAATATGTCAGTAATATTACATAATTAGCAGTCGCCGGGAAAAGAAGACCGGAGGGCGCCGCGGATGCGGCGCCCTCCTCCTCCGGCAGGTGAAGTCGGCCCCATCACCCCCTGGAGGATCCGGCGTTTCTTCCGCCCGAAGCGCTGCCGGGCTACCAGTTGTACCCGGCCTCGCCGTGCTCCGAGAGGTCCAGCCCCATCATCTCGTCTTCCCGCGAGACGCGAAGCCCCATGAGCTTGTCGAGCGCCTTGAGCAGCCCGTAGGTCACGACGAAGGAGTAGATCAGCACGGCCGCCACCGCCAGCGCCTGGATCGCAAGCAGCTTCGCGTTCCCGTAGAAGAGGCCGTTCGCTCCGCCCGCGTTGACCAGCGTGGTGGCGAACAATCCGGTGGCCAGCGCGCCGAGCGTCCCGCCTATGCAGTGCACGCCGACGACGTCGAGGGCGTCGTCGTACCCGAGGCGCCCTTTCATCATCACGGCGCCGTAGCAGACCGCCCCCGCCGCCAGGCCGATCGCCATCGCCGAAAGAGGCGTGACGAACCCGGAAGCGGGCGTGATCGCCACCAGCCCGGCCACGCACCCCGAGGCGGCGCCGAGCACGGTGGGCTTGCGGCGGTGAACCCACTCCGTGAAGATCCACGAGAGGGTCGCGGACGCCGCCGCGAGGTGAGTGGCCACGAAGGCGCTCGTGGAGAGCTCGCCCGCCGCGAGGGCGCTCCCGGCGTTGAAACCGAACCATCCGAACCAGAGGATCGCGGCGCCGGTCACCGTCATCGGAAGGTTGTGCGGCGCCATGTTGTCCGACCCGAACCCTTTCCGTTTCCCCACGACCAGGGCCGCCGCCAGCGCCGAGACCCCGGAGGTGATGTGGACGACCGTCCCCCCGGCGAAGTCG is part of the bacterium genome and encodes:
- a CDS encoding ammonium transporter; protein product: ATVPHQAFMIYQMMFAVITPALITGAFAERFRFSTFLVFSLLWSLLVYNPVAHWVWGIGGWIRNMGALDFAGGTVVHITSGVSALAAALVVGKRKGFGSDNMAPHNLPMTVTGAAILWFGWFGFNAGSALAAGELSTSAFVATHLAAASATLSWIFTEWVHRRKPTVLGAASGCVAGLVAITPASGFVTPLSAMAIGLAAGAVCYGAVMMKGRLGYDDALDVVGVHCIGGTLGALATGLFATTLVNAGGANGLFYGNAKLLAIQALAVAAVLIYSFVVTYGLLKALDKLMGLRVSREDEMMGLDLSEHGEAGYNW